tttgatttgctATTCCTTTACAGTTGAGACAAACTATGATATTGGGGTCGTTTATATTATGAATAGAATAATGatattaatcaataaaaaagaaaaccgTCCAGTATAAACAAACTGACACATGTAATACTTTATTGGTGCTGCATATTCGGAAGTAGTTATCCAGGATGTATTAAATCCGACCGACCAATTAAGTAAATATCAGTTTAGAATGGTTAggttttttatcatttttttttccagttCAACTTTACAtaactgttgtttttgttttattttgttttattttgtttaccttttttgtGATTCTGGTATATTTGCACCTTTGAAATATGAATTTAGATTAAGCAAATCTTTTTATTCATCACAAAGCTGTTTCCGATATGAGAAATCTTTTTAATCCCTTATTCGTTTATATCTAGACACATGTTCTGATGGTTCTACGTGTATGAGCGAAGGTGAAACCTGTGATGGAACCAAAGATATAAGCGGCTGTTGTGGCAACAGGTTTTGTTGTACACCAACTGCGATATTGGGACCGGTTCCATGTAAGTAATAtggctataaaaaaaacacaaaaacaaaatgttaggAGTAGTATGGACATATCTAGTTAAGTGCAATggattgaaaaataataatacataatctaatgaaaaataataataatcgaTCAACAAATCTGacgtaaaacaaaaatcaaacatatGAGTATTTGTCTTTCAGAAAatcttcaacaaaaataaaaagaattcatCGAAAATTATGACTGCCTTTATAAAAAGAATACATGAAAGGGAAATCAAAAACCTTTCTTCAAAGAACGTCAGACATATTTACGGATGAATACAGTACTAAAAATAAGTTCAACTGCAAATTCAATAACTAATTATTATGATGCTTTGATGATATGTACAGTAATCCCATTTAACTAAGTTGGCATTAGATGGATTTGGCAATTTCTTTTAggttatatttgattaatagCTTTTTAACATGACGTTTTCGGTCCTTATACATCTACGCATTTCACATATTCGGCTTGGAGTGTTTCTGATGAATGTAAATCCAGAGAAGCTCTTCGGACGTATGAAATTCATCACGTGTTGTGCTTTTTTACAGGTCTCAGAACTTGTATTTATGGTTGTAAGACCGAATGTGCACCATCTAAACTGAAGGAGGGAAAGTGCTGTGGAGGATTGATTTGTTGGTAAGTTTAAGTTTACACcaaataatatgatttttttgtacagATAAGCTATTTAAGGAATTATGTTCATATTGTATCGTTCTTTTTAGAATAAGTCGAAATCATGCTCAAGATGAATTTGCGTGTAGGTATGTACTACGACCGACATGTaatatatttaatgaatggttattatttattttgaatttattgaaccataaaattaattaagcggattgtgtaaaatgtaaagactcaaaaattaattttatggttcaataaattcaaaataaattaatgccattcattataaataaatttctgtcaaaaataaggctcacagaactttttatattattgatattgtaatCAATAACAACGTACttacatgttggcgtatgaaaaAACGTAGTTCAGGTAaaagtgggcgtgtcgccataacaattgacaaattgaaaataaaagtaatacttttaaccaatcagaagacactTAATAcatcaaatgtatttatttaatattgagGTATAGCCATTATATGGACATGTAGCGTTCAGTCCATGCAACAGTAAACACAATATATAGGATAATTGGCATACAATATATCCCACAAAATAGTGTGAATTCAGACATGTTGGCAGTTTCTGTTCAGGAAACGAGCAAAAAATTGGTTCCcaatttgatgtgttttgaaacATCTTAATCATATGTCTGTCAAGTACATCAATAGCGATTGCCTTTTTTCCTATCTTCGTATTGTGGTTTGTGACATAACTTTTGTCAATTTAACGATATTCCTCGTTTCatatcaatatttgaatatgccgaagattgaaatattatgtGCAAAGCCAAACTACGTTTATACAATTAGCAAGAACAACTTActgatttccatttccttacaGTATGTGCACATAAAACTAGTTTTCTTGAACTAACTATGCATgagaaatattcaaataatatcaaaattaaaaaaaagaagatgttgtatgattgtgaatgagacaactttccacctgagactaaatgacatagaagctcacaactataggtcaccgtacggcctttaacaatgagcaaaccggatactgcatagtcagttataaaaggttccgatatgacaaatgtaaaacaattcaatcgagaaaGCTAACGGCTTGATTTAGGTTAAAAaaaccaatgaaccataaaacaaatatgatatatagcAACAAACGagaactactgaattacaggctcctgactttggacaggcacatacagaatctGGCGGGATTAAAAATGTTACCAGGGCCCATGCCTCCtcttaacctgggacagtggggAAACAGCGCAACATATggacaaactataaaaatcagttgcaaAGGTTTCAAAAATGCCTGATTTTctgtctttgtttttttaaatgaatacttttttctttacattttggaattttgtattcacagaaactttttgattttcaaGTTTTGGTATCATCAAAATAATCATCTTTAACAGTAGCATTCATACGTCAATGATATCATGTATGATGAAGATACAATCTTATCGTTTCAGTGAGCCCACTGGACGTTGACCTGAATCTTAATGCTGACAGAAGACAACATTTAGTAAAAAATATCTAcagttataataaaataataaaaattgtatgaTATTGATTATTGTAATTATGACACACGTTTCTCGGATAAATTTCGacaccaaaaaagttaaaagccAAATGGATATTTCAAACCCAAAATGCACAAATACAGTACTGTTGATTTCGCAATTGTCGTAAATGCCGTGTATTGTTTGTTCATTGCTTTGTCCTTCTTTGCATGTTTTCTTTTCCCAAGTgccatttatatttaaattctagCTGTTCGCGAGTGGTCTGAGTAGCTCATTTACAGTAATCCTTAGCCTTTCAACATTGAGTTTTTGAGTTCGACTGCAGCACGTTACAAGCTTCGTTAGACTCCAATCTTGATagattaaaattgtaaattttccgGCATAAAGTCGCAGGTTCTCACAGGGCAGTTCGACTTCCTCCAACAATAAAGTCAGGCCGCCATGATATGTGTATCATGGAAAGTACAAGTCACATCCTTAAGTCACTTCTTGTATCTGATGAATATTACGATATATATCCTAATTTCAATCCGTGTgtataattaggtctttccctactgtggaaagacctattggttttttttctgattattaggtctttccactttttccacttttctgtggaaagacctattgttttcttctgattagtaggtctttccacttttctgtggaaagaccgatagtttttcttttgattattttttccccctaattttgttcttgcaataaatatttgttttgcaatatGTCGCTAAGATATTTGGTAGATAATATCGAACAATTTATGCGCCTTTGAAATTTACACTGCGTAACCAAATAaatttctttgtaggagttatctccccgaacactgttttccttCTGTCGCATCTCCTCCATAACCGTTCAAGAAAACGacgaatttattttataaaattgcttgttatatatatcctttgcatgatttgtcctattttgacagAAGCGATATGAacactccatatgagagttaattctacttatgcatttgatataagtgatatgaatttctatcttgtaaaccattaGTGacagagacctagggtcttttgatttgaaatccTTGGCCCCaaaaaaattaggtcaaggtcaaaggtcagggtaatatttaaaattttgaatttggcttattttccgTATTtccaaaaacaatataaaatatcgacaaattatttttaccaaatttatagTTAAGACATGTCCAAACACGTAAATTTTGAATGCAAGGGTACGTTGAACGAGAAAGggagattttgacctttgcgtTTACCTCATATgatacatgataaagccataGGACTTGATGCA
This Mytilus trossulus isolate FHL-02 chromosome 14, PNRI_Mtr1.1.1.hap1, whole genome shotgun sequence DNA region includes the following protein-coding sequences:
- the LOC134695924 gene encoding keratin-associated protein 17-1-like, giving the protein MGKTALLVLVVAITMINQCKGKSNFACTERGGNCSDSNTCPSLGGNVEKLSVRCNCGKACCKCTDTCSDGSTCMSEGETCDGTKDISGCCGNRFCCTPTAILGPVPCLRTCIYGCKTECAPSKLKEGKCCGGLICCEPTGR